ATATCCATTGGGAACGATCAATACATCGTAGTCTGAAAGATCCACATTATCAAAATATGTTGTGCCGATATTGGTGACCGGATACTCCAGTTGTCTTTCAAAGAAGTGCCAGATCTCTCCGAAATTTAATGATGAGGTTTGCTCCCCGGCCAAAACCGCTACTTTAGGCATATTTACCCTGGCTACATCTCCGGAACCCAGATCAACTCCGTTTTGAGCAAAACCAGTAGATACGGCAACTATATTCCTGTCGTACTTATTGGCAAGTTCACCAATGATCTGGTCAAAGCTGCCGCCAAAGCTCTCATTGGTTCTTCGGGTAATTACTATGGAACCTCTGGAGAAATTTTCACCTTCTATTTGCAGAGGTTTGTGCGTTACCCTGGCATTTATGCCCTTCTGGAGTAGGGCTGCTAAAAATTTTGCGTCTTGCAGACTTTTATAATTGAGAATATAAGCATAGACATGGTCAGTGCTTTTACCTGTCTGCGGCTTTTGCACCTCGTATTTCCCTGCAATATCTACCTTGTCAGTTAACGCATACGCATCCAGGCCATACGCATAGGGAAGGGACCACGCAGTGATGTCATAGGTAAGTGTATCTGAAAGTTTAACAACAGGTTCAAACAGGGCAGTCAATAGACGTGACTTGGGCTGGTAAGCACTGATTACCAGATCCTGGCCACCCATACTTACAGAGGTCATTTGATTGCTTCTGTAGCTAAAGCCATTCAAAGCTCTTCGCTGATTGGTCGTGCCATAAGTGATGTGTTGCTTATCCAGGAACCCGGTTAATGCTTTGATCTTATCGATGTTGTTATCAGCTTTGATCACATAGGCCTTGTATTTTGAGCTTGGGTTCTTTTCGTTCTGCTCAAAGTATTTTTCAAACTCATTGACTACCTTGTCGGCGTGCATAGAAGTGATCTCCACGGTAGATATTCCGGTTGTGAAATGGTGCAGCAACCGGTCTTTCAGTGTTAGTGTATCTCCATATTCTGTTATGATGCCCAAACCTGCATAGCCATGGCCTGCCTGCTCGTAAGTCATGCCTATAGCACCATTGTAGGTAGGGTAAGTGTCTCCATAGCTGGGATAAAGCAGGTCAAAATGCTGCTTGGTAAAATACAGCCAGTTGTTGGCATCAAAGTACTTAGCGTGGTTTTTTCCGATAATGGTCTGGAATTCCCTTTGCCATGGAGTGATCACTTCATGAAAAGGCTCTGCCGCCGGGGCAAAGTAATAAGGGTTGTTTACATATTGCTCGTGAAAATCTACATGCACATGAGGCATCCACTGGTGATAGACCTCTGCCCTGCTTGCCGACTCCACCTGCGTTTGCCATGCCCAGTCCCTGTTTAAGTCAAACAAGTAGTGGTTAGGTCTCCCTCCTGGCCAAGGCTCGTGATGCTCAATAGCATCACCATTGGGATTGAAATACTTATCACCATATTGATTGTAAAAGTTGGCATAACGATCCCTGCCATCAGGGTTTACACACGGATCGATAATCACAACCGTGTTTTCCAGCCATGCTTTGGCACGCTCCTCGGTTACAAGTGCATGAATGGTTTTCATCGCAGCTTCTATGGAAGAAGCCTCATTGCCATGAATATTATAGCTCAACCATACGATGGCTGTTTTATCACCGGACGAAGACCCATCTATGAGCCCCGATCGTTTAAGGTTGTTTTGCTTAATTTCGTCAAGCCTCGCCATGTTCTCTTCTGAAGCGACTACAGCCATGATCAGAGGGCGGTGCTCGTAAGTCTCTCCGTACTGCTGTAGCTTTACTTTAGTTGATGATTCTGCAACGTGCCGGAAGTATTCGACCACTTTATGATGACGAGTGAACCGTGCACCTAATTCATAGCCCAAAAACTCATCGGGAGATTGCAGGCTTTGTGTATAACCTGTGGAGCAGATTGACAGAATGCCTATTAAAGCCAGTATTTTTTTCATATAAATAATATTTCGCTATTAAAGCTATATAAAGTCAGTCAATAAAGCATATTTATTTTGAATAGAGGTTATTAGACGGTGTA
This region of Fulvivirga ulvae genomic DNA includes:
- a CDS encoding M14 family metallopeptidase, which translates into the protein MKKILALIGILSICSTGYTQSLQSPDEFLGYELGARFTRHHKVVEYFRHVAESSTKVKLQQYGETYEHRPLIMAVVASEENMARLDEIKQNNLKRSGLIDGSSSGDKTAIVWLSYNIHGNEASSIEAAMKTIHALVTEERAKAWLENTVVIIDPCVNPDGRDRYANFYNQYGDKYFNPNGDAIEHHEPWPGGRPNHYLFDLNRDWAWQTQVESASRAEVYHQWMPHVHVDFHEQYVNNPYYFAPAAEPFHEVITPWQREFQTIIGKNHAKYFDANNWLYFTKQHFDLLYPSYGDTYPTYNGAIGMTYEQAGHGYAGLGIITEYGDTLTLKDRLLHHFTTGISTVEITSMHADKVVNEFEKYFEQNEKNPSSKYKAYVIKADNNIDKIKALTGFLDKQHITYGTTNQRRALNGFSYRSNQMTSVSMGGQDLVISAYQPKSRLLTALFEPVVKLSDTLTYDITAWSLPYAYGLDAYALTDKVDIAGKYEVQKPQTGKSTDHVYAYILNYKSLQDAKFLAALLQKGINARVTHKPLQIEGENFSRGSIVITRRTNESFGGSFDQIIGELANKYDRNIVAVSTGFAQNGVDLGSGDVARVNMPKVAVLAGEQTSSLNFGEIWHFFERQLEYPVTNIGTTYFDNVDLSDYDVLIVPNGYYSLFSETTLAKVNTWIRGGGKVIAIGNALNSFKDKNGFGLKEYASDKEKKEDEHKPTLEEQLRNYADQERDQLSNSIFGAIFKIDLDNTHPLAYGYDKAYFTLKSGSQNLAFLSEGGNVGVIKGEAEPISGFAGYRATKKLQNSLVFGVENIGSGQIVYMVDNPLFRGFWENGKLLFANAVFMVGN